Within Deltaproteobacteria bacterium, the genomic segment TTTGAAGTAGGCGATGCCTTCGCAAATGCCGCGGAGCATTTTGTCGACGATGTCGGGATGCTTTTCGACGAACATCGAGCTGCTCGATACGGTGGTGAACCACACCATCGGCAAGAACGACACGTCGATAACTTTCAAGCCGGCGCGCTTAGAAAGAATATCCGCCGGCGGCGTGACGAAGGCGGCGTCGGCTTCACCGTCGCGCACCGCTTCCCAGTGAAATTTGCTGCCTTTGGTTTTCTCGACGTGACAGTCGTTGAGCAGGCCGGCTTGCTTGATGAACAGCCAGGTATTCAAACCTGGATGATTGCCCTTGGTGGCGACTTTCTTGCCCTTGAGGTCGCTGAGCTTGTTGATGCCCGAATCGGCGCGCACGATCATGCGATGATTGAGCAGGCTCACGGTCTGGCCCAAGTAAACCCATTTGTCGCCGCTGGGCCGGCGGATGTAGGGCGATAAATGATTGCCGCCGACGAATTCGACGCTGCCGTTGGCGACGTTGGCGTGGGAGTCCGCCGAGGTGATTTCGTAATCGTAATTGACTTCTAAGCCATGCTTCGCCCAGGAGCCCGATTCATGCACGACATGCAGAAACGGCAAGTGGCTGTCCGAACGGTAGGGGAAATTTACTTTGTCCATGACGCGATCCTCCTTATTTGTGCTGACAATATTTGTTGTCCGCGCCGGCGTCAACCGCCAGCCGGGTTGATCGGCAAAATCGAAGGGTGATAT encodes:
- a CDS encoding ABC transporter substrate-binding protein — its product is MDKVNFPYRSDSHLPFLHVVHESGSWAKHGLEVNYDYEITSADSHANVANGSVEFVGGNHLSPYIRRPSGDKWVYLGQTVSLLNHRMIVRADSGINKLSDLKGKKVATKGNHPGLNTWLFIKQAGLLNDCHVEKTKGSKFHWEAVRDGEADAAFVTPPADILSKRAGLKVIDVSFLPMVWFTTVSSSSMFVEKHPDIVDKMLRGICEGIAYFKTHRAESIKIIKDKYTAEGVLDEESATHLYEDLKRILQAKPYATLPAISNVYEIAIEQNKDAGKCDPMALWDFHHLRKIDDSGFIDNLYRT